Sequence from the Burkholderia stabilis genome:
TCCTTCTGCGTGAGGCTCACGGCCTTGTCGCCGACGTACGCCTGCTTCAGGTTCACGTCGAAACGGAACTGGTCGAATTCGCGAACGCTCGCCTCGGCGTTGACCGGATACGCGCGGCGCAGCAGCGAACCGATGCGCGCGCGCAGGATCGGGCCCGACACGGGCTTGACCACGTAATCGTCGGCGCCGGCGTTGAGGATCTGCGTGATCCCCGCCTCGTCGTCGCGGCTCGTCATGAAGATGATCGGCAGGCTGTGCTCGGTCTGATTGGCGCGCACCCACTTCAGCACTTCCTCGCCGGACATGTCGGGCACGTTCCAGTCGAGCACCAGCAGATCGAACGTCTCGCGCTGCAGACG
This genomic interval carries:
- a CDS encoding response regulator transcription factor — encoded protein: MRIAVLDDDPAQTDFVSQTLTAVGHTCYAFKEGKALKKRLQRETFDLLVLDWNVPDMSGEEVLKWVRANQTEHSLPIIFMTSRDDEAGITQILNAGADDYVVKPVSGPILRARIGSLLRRAYPVNAEASVREFDQFRFDVNLKQAYVGDKAVSLTQKEFELALLLFQHLDRPLSRAHILDLVWKQATDIPSRTMDTHISMLRTKLGLRPENGYRLAPIYGYGYRLERVGQGEPE